GCGCTGACCCAACGGAACTCGGAACATTTCTTAGTGCTCTAAGGTGTATGGGATTGGATGGAGAGCCATGCGGCGGATATCAGCTGCCAATAGACCCACTGTCCGAAACCAGTGACTGGAAATGTAATCGTTGTCCCGTACAGATAACACACGATCAGGTCAACTTTCTCTTGTCCAAGATTGGCGAAGAAGTCGATGAGCTTATGGGACGGAAGTCCTCCGTCAAGGAGTTCGAGGATCTTATACAAAAGCTGCAGAATTTCTTGCATCCTAATCACTTCCATCTGCTAACGTTGCAACATTCGCTGATTCAAATGTACGGACACTTTAACGGATATCAGCTACAGGTACTTTCCGATGCGTTGCTACAAAGGAAGCTGTCCATGTGTCGCGATATGATGCGTATCACCGACGTGCTCGATCCAGAGTCGTTCCGACTTACGCTCTATGCCGGGTCCATATTGCTAGAGCAGCAGTTTGCACTGATTGAGCGGAATAGACGACAGCAAGCTTCTGGTGCCGGCAACTTAGAGAACATGAAACGGGACTATCAAGAAGCGTATGGTTGTTTGGTGCGCGCTAGAAGCATGCTACGCAATGAAATGGGAACTAAACAGGGAAAGAAGCTGTTGGAAGAGGTAGAGAGCGCGCTGGGCCGGATCAGCGACGATCATTTGGCATTAATCGGGAACGTGGGAACAGCCTGAGCCAATCACACCTAGTTACGATCTTTAGCACGCTTTACGCaactttttaataaaacaattgTTTAAACTATTTTTCCAGACATCATTTAATAAGGATGTACAGCGGTTGGTACACAGGAGCGAATTAAGTTTTGCTAAGAGAAGCTACGTTTGAAATTAAAGTTCACAAGAACACACCTTAATAGGCGCGTGGGTTCGATTTACAGAAACTCGTCAGGTTCCCGAGGAGCATCTAGATCGCGATAGTGAATTACTGGTCGGTAGTCCGGTCCTCCCATTCTAAAAATATAAACATAAAAGACATATTTTATAGATAACTGAACATCTGGTAACAACCCATTAATGATGAGCTACAGTTGCGGTGTTTCTTGGGAAAATGATCTTTATTTTTGATAGTTGCAATATCGGTTTTAATGACGCCATGAACAAAATTATAAATGTGGTTAAATTGTATTGAAATGTGAATTGATCGATTCTGCTACCATCCGTCATTTCTGCTCTAAGGATATGACTACAGCAAAGATTGTTTATCTAACCAAACTCCCTTGTGTGATGTTGTGGTAGATTGGGTAGATGGCAGCTTAAAAAAAGCTGTCATTGAAACTGGGCACATCCAAATCGCTGTAGGCAATAATCGGTCGTCGAGGTTCGACCAACGGACCTCTGAGCAGTGTATGCCACGATTAACGGACCGGATGAAGCGTCAACAAGCGCACGTTAACCATATAGCCATAAAAGAGCGCCATGGAAAGGATAGTCAGCgggaaagaaagaacaaaacaaaaactcattATCCAATGTTAATGTGAAACGCAAAAGGCTGGGACGTCAATAGTGCCGATCAATTCTACAGAAGAAAACCCCGCACCAAATTGATGAATTTGTAAGCGCAACGGGCACGGGGGGACTAGATCAACCTATTGAGAAAGCGATACTACATACCTTCCAGAGCGTCCATATTGTGGTCTGCCTCTTGAGTTGGGTCCCATCATTGGCGCTGGTGCGTACGGCGCATACATTGGAGCATAGCTGTGTGACATCCCGAACGGAGGGTTACGGTAGCTATAATCGTAGACGAGTAAGTAGTAACATGTTATGCATATGACATAAAACCCAGAACGCTACTCAACTTACCCTACTCCGGCTACGACGCCTGCACCTCCGCCGGGAGCGGTGGTTTCGGAGCCGGATTTCTTGGAATTACCGGGGTGCTCCGGCAACTGGGGACGTTTCGAATCTTTAAGGTAATTGTTGAAGTACTCCACCTCCTTTCGCACTTCTTCGACTTTCTCTGCGTGCTTGTTGAAAATGTGTTTACGTACGAAATCTGGTCCCTTGAACTTTTTACCCGAAAGCGGACACAGCCACTTGTCCTTGGCAAGTTCTTGCGTGTTTGCAGTGATAAATTTTTCCACCTCAACCTCTGCATCCTTTGCACCAAGCTTCTTCATCTCATCTGCCTCAAGATCAACCATTTTGGTCAGGAAAGAAGCCATCTTTCCTTCAAACGAGCGTACGTATTCCTGAATCTCGTTACTAGACACCTTGCTTTGGGACGGTGGACCGCGTGCATGTATAATACCGCACCGATTCGGCATCTCGTCCTCGTACGGGTACTCGCAGTGGTTATAAAAGTCCACCGAATGCACGATGCGGAGGTACAGAATGAGTTTATCAAGCACCTCGATCAACTGAGGATCGCGTTCGATAACTTCTCCTTCCGAAATCTTCTTGCTATCATCGGAAAGACCCAGCAACTCCTCTTCTTCGGCCGATGCTTCTTCGATCAGATAGTCGGTTATGTTTTGAAGCACGGGATTTTTCGACTGCAAACCGAATGATTGCACATCCTGCCGGCGTGTATTACCGCCATTAGTACCGTCCCCATCACCACTCAGCGATTGATCTTGCTCATCCTTCCATAGACCCCATTTATCATCGAGATTGTGCGCAATTTTAGCGCCGAGTTTGATGTCGCTGCGCACGATAGTCTTGTGGCAGGTGATACCATTCACCGGGCGGACCCGTCGGCTAAGATCCTTGTTCACTATGGCGCCAAGTTCACAGTCGCGCAGCCGAATATTGTTCAAATGCCAACAGATCTCCTTTATGTTCACCTCACGCTTAAACGTGACCCAGCCACGACGGAACCAACGTCTTTCCAGTAGCGGATCGGCGATGGCAACTCGAAGGAATCCGTTATAACGACGGCACATTGCCTCCACTTCGGCCTTTGTGATGGAAGGTGCGAGGTTCCGCAAAAAGATTGAGCTTGTTCGATGAAGAGCACGAGGACCACCGTCGGTGGTGCCATCtttaaccaaatcaatagtttccgtctttttctgctttcctgCATCGGAGTCTTCCCCCTCAGTCACTTCCAGTGGCTTTTTTACATCCTCCACTTCCTTTTCATCTTTCGCTTCTGCCTGTGGGGGAGACTTATCACCATCCGGTACGGATTTTTTGTCAACATGTAACCCTTCCGACGAAGCATCATCGGTAACTCCTCCATTCCCATGTCCCGCACTGTCGGTATCCATTTTACTCTCAGAAGGGTCCTCGACCGGACTTTTCGGTGTTGATTCTatatccttctgcttctcttctttctcagcatcttcatcgtcatcgtcgtcaacctTTCGCTGGGTCTCTTTGTCGTCATCCGAATCgctggaagaagaggaagatgacgaGGACGAACTCGATGCTGAATCGGAGCGGCTACGTTTCTTTCTGGTAGCCTCGGAATCccgttttccatcatcatcctcatcttcatTGGCAGCACCACGTATACCTTCAACACCCGTTTCGGTACGATTTTCTTCAGCGCTTTTTTCGGGATGTTCATCAGTAGCCTGCGGAGTTTCTGGCTCCTTGCCATTTTCATCAGCGcattcttctttcgtttttgtcTCTTGTGCCTCGCCATCCGTGTCCTCTGCCTTGacattttgttcttctttctttactCCACCATCGCTTTCCGCTCCCGGGGCGGCTTGCGCGGACAGGCCAGTATCTGCAGATTTCGATTCCGCTTTAGGTTTATCGATTAATGCAAGCACTGCGCTCTTCGTCGTTGTATCGGCAACGGGCGGCTTTTCATCCAGCATCTTCAAATCCTCCTCCGTGCCGCCTTCGAGTTTAATGACGGCCGTATCTAACAATCGCAGCAGCGCATCACTGTTACAAGCATCCACGGAAACTTTCTCAATATCTTTCGAATTGAGCAACTCCAGAAATACTTGACACCGTTGCTAAAATGGGAGCAAATTGGTAGATATAACGTACAACGTCCACAAAAGAGCTACATCGGTGGTTTGCATACCTTTAGAAAAGAAAGttgctctttctttcgtttttcagATTCCTCGGGATGATACTTGATTTTGAACCTATTGTGGATGGAGAAAcgaataagaaaaaaagggaatggattaatttttatgaaacaCTCGATACAACGTATGTTAACATTGAGTATTCTTAATGACAATCTTCTCGATAGCGCTGTAATTTGGAGAACGTTAGCAAACTGATCGCTATATGTAATTTGTAATGTTGCAAAATCGATTACTTAAATGCAATTATACAAAATTTACAGTTTAACAATCAACACGACGCGATCAGCTATTGCCGCTCCATGCGCAACACATCGCTTGTATATGACAACCAAGATTTGATATCACTTCTTCCATAGAAAATATTACCAAATATATGAATTGTCTGTTCCCGCACTAACGCATCATGTGCCATCACAGTATCCTGGACGCGTGGAAGCTCTCTAGTAGGCTTGTGTAATTGCTGCGGATTTCATAAACTTATGTTAAGAATAGTAAATACCTCTTTGGACTGAATTTTGCTTGCTAAGTTCGTTTGTGTGCTGTGCCCACggcgcagtagcagcagtagtacacgAAGAGTAGCAGAATGAACACGTTTGTCGTTTGTCTAGTTCGCGAGTGGAACTATGCGTTCCAAGAGCGTATTTCAAGTCCTAGCTTACCATGTTCACTGGCATTGCTCGCCAGTGCCTGCGCTTTTCCCTAAGCATCTCTATACGCATTCGAGCTCAATGACTTGGACGGATTAAAAATGTTTCGCGACGAGACGGACATAACAGAACGAACGATAGCGCGCAACAGAGATGCCTAAATGTTGAGAAACGGATTGTGTGTTTGAGGCTGATACCGAAGTGGGCCGCGGATCCCACCACAAAGGAGTAGCTTCTCCGGGCACAGGCGCAAGAGCGACTTGACGCAATCCGCTCTCTGCTTAAAGAAGCACCCATTGGCTGGTGAAAGAACGAACCACGGGCGAGTATATTCTAGCACTGTTAAGGAGAAAATATATCATAAATACTCGAAAATATGCGGTGCAAAATGGCAGGCAACTAGGTAGCAGCGAGAACGGCATAGGAGCACcacgcaacaacagcaaaataTCACCATTCGCAGAAACCATCGACAATTGGGACATTCAAGATTCGCCAAAATCGTGGCTAAGTCGTACCATTCTTCATCTTTATGAGCCACGAAGAACTCGTTCATCTGTTGCCGACGGAATTCCAGCTTATACTCGTTGTACTTAGTGATCGCGTCAGAGTCGGAAATTGAGTCATCTTGCGTAGCAAGGAATTGCTTCAAAGTCATCATGCACGGCTGTGTTTGCATGTCGCCGGAAGTGGCTGGTTCgctggaaaagagaaaaagcgcGATGTGACGGTAATTCCAGCTGTGCAATGCATCCACTTCCAAACTAACCGTTGATGGACGGATGATTGGAGACCGCCTCCGTACGGTGCGCCGCCTCCCGGATGCATGCCGAAATGATCGTGAGCATAGCCGTACATCCCGTATCCATCGTGCCCTGCAATTAGCCGCCAAGCAGCCGGGTAAATTGAACGATAAATGGTTGCCGTTTGAACAATCGTCGAATACTTACCCATGAATCGGTGACGACCTTCATCGCCCCAAGGTTCGCCACGTAATCTCTTGACGGGAGGGGCTTCGCGTGCCGGAGAATAGCCACGATCCCTTGGCGGAGGTCTATAATCTCGATAATCTTGTCGCGGCCGGATGCTGTGGAGGAAAATCGAAGGTAAATCACTGCTCAAACCTAGCGCGTTGAGCCACTCACCGATCTGGCCAATCATCTCTGCCACGAGAACGGTCCGGCCGGTCAACCCGCCCGTAActatcaccgccaccgcctcctccgccaccaccagcactccgTTCTCCACGGAACTTGTCGCGACGCTTGCGATCGTATTCATCATCCGAGTCTCCCATGCTGACGGAAGTTGCTACGGGTTACGTTTGATTCTGCAAAGGAGAAATCagacacataacctcacatttTCCAAGTGGTCAAGGCGCGTACACCGCGTCGTATAATAATCGTCGTCAGGTTAATTAAGAGCCAATTATTACCGTCGACTTATACGCTAACTCGGTCACCAACGAAGCGGGGAAAACaggcgtttgttgtttgtatcggcggaaaatttgcaaattgCTTAGCGCGGCACGTCCTTTTGGCTTGGCGTTTTTCCCAGTTGTCAACTTCGAGGGAAAAATGTCACCACCTGTCAAGCCAGCTGTCAGGACGTTTATACCGTACGGGTTCAGGAGTCCAactcttccctctctttctctcttgcgtgcgagagcgagaaagggaacCCGAAGATACCCCCCGATACCCGCCCGTTCaaattttaccgttttttttgccgctcccgtttggtacctcgcgttggtacctcgctctcttttggtcttttggtcgaaaaaatattggcaaaaacgtagttttgaataaatcttctccaaaaatgaaccaaatactcttgaaaagttgCAGTTTAATAAGACATTACCTTGAAACaaataagttgaatggtttctgcactaaaaatcgtcaaaaataagcctttttggaCCATCTCGCTGCCAGGACCGCAGCTCTGACTATTTTGGGTGCAGACCTCAGTGCACCTAAGGTAGTTCCGGAAGGGCCGACCTGCGCCAAAACTTCGGATCAACCGCTGATCGTTCAATCGATTGCATCCTACACCATCACTAACGGGCCCACCGGATGTTGTTTCAATATCAGCACCCCCGTCCTCTTGTCTACGGCCGCCCTCTTGTCTACGGCGAGAAAGGTTTAGCACCGACTCCGGCCACCCGTCACACGAAGCTTAAACCCGCTTCTGCGCATCTCCGACCACTCCGTGTTAATGTCCACTTCCCTCAAGGACTTTCCGCAgaccgtcaggaccatatcatcggcaaaaaccacaaccaaaacGCTTGCTCATCTGCATAACCCCATCAAATATTATGTTCCAGTGAAGGAACATCTGCCGTAAGAGGCACTTTCTGTTGAGTCAGTATCGTAAATTAAGATACGATCCCCGAAGTAGTTTAGAAGCAGGTGAAATAACTAATAACTAAACTTTCCTCTATGAAACCCATCTACTGCCTATCTGATAGCCCTCGAGCTCCCTCCGTGTGTGGCGACGGTCTTTTGAGAATAAGCCGCCCAAGATACCAGGAGGAGTCCAGCAGGCAGATCGGCCTGTTTAAAAAGCATTTGCAATACTACAATTTCACTTCGTTTCTGTTCAATAATTCACTCAACCAATTCCCCAACTAAAAGAAGGCAACcgcaagaaaaagaagcaagaaaGCTGCTCGTGTAGAGCGATAACATGCTCCCCGAAAGTCTGAGCTTGGGTACACTGGTAACACCAACCCTTTGGGAGGATGGGGGTCGTGGCTGAGGcgagaggggaaaaaaagttaCCATCGTGAATCAGGTTTCTTCTTTgggacgttttttttcttccgttccatcggccaccaggacgTTGATCCAGTTGGCCACATGGTCCTCTTAAGTCACAGGAGGTTGGGCGCAGGGCTAACGTCCCGGCCCCGTCAACATCTGCAAGGTTACGAAGCCTACTGACGAAGAATTCACGAATCCTGGAACCTAACGATTACGACTTTACGCGATCAGATTCATCAGATCGAAGGAGGCGCGACGCATCCAGAACTGGGTATTGCAGCAAGGTTAGGCAGCGCGTGGTATTGCGAGCACGTTCTGCACAGTAGCTGCGGAGGTAACAAGTCTGCTGGCCGGTGCTAACGGAGGGTTGAAGCAGCAGACAGGAGCCAGGAGCAGGTTCTGACGATGCTTCTGTGGCAGGGGTGATGGAGTGCGTTGGCATAGTGGGTCAAGCAGCTAATCGCTACATCAGCTGGACCCACGGCATCCTCCCAGGAATGGAACCATGGGTGACACGGGGGCATTTCTCGATGGATTtctaaagcttggaacagttaatacttggccgcacaaaatagttcatatctcagccaaaaaatgacgtataaagaaaagaaaggtgtcattttgtaggttttcttattgccttcaATAAGAAatgttgatgcaaattatgcattagttttttatatgacttttttaacttttactttgacatcaccgaACATTTTTTGCACAATACTTTAGGTCACATCAATTGCCCTCCTATTGcacgtcaccctcattttagttggtttttatacatttattatatactttttaagtttccttgtgataatcgtcaaatagaaatcgatggaatgaaaatcgagacatttttgggtattgatagttttccctatgaaatcgatctatttgaataccaaacattaacgccataccttcggcaagaaaagctacctaaatcatgccaaacttacacagaatcattggtggacaaatgaaggACAAAATCCCTTAtcgtagacactcttttcttgcacaaatttcgaaggAACGTTGTCCCATTGGTGAACACATTtaatttgtcgccacaatgtcaaatccctcgccaaatcatcatcttatgggcaaatttatctccgtaaagaaaccaaaccctttctaAACCACTCCCTCAatgattggtaaagtaatttttttgcccggtatttttttaaatgcatttttcgttgttgcaccgtccatcgaaatgcatggtttgaattcggtcaacagttgttcgtacagcttcctagcacggatttggccaatcaagctgcgctctagtgccctatttggctattttctagcttttatgaccttaaaatatcttttaaaaatatttcccgaactgttatgtcgactgtcgtgagtttttcttggtggaatcacgctgagagatcccagtagtgttgattcaattttgtttgcagaatcgggcattcgttatactttttcggctgttttattttcttagaatcaaggtaaaagtcccctcctaaagtctacatatggtattttgagttgaatttgaaaatttcaagactttcgaggttttttctccagccaaatccaatttttacagtgagtgtgcagatttttttttctccctttgcgttccatcggcgataacttttgaaggcatagatcaattttgacaaaaattttaccactaaataaacagactacaatgattaaaacgctatcaacggaatggcaaagtgaccactaggcgcgctgcaatgattaaacaaaagcggccaaatattaactgttccaagctttattcAAAGAGCCCCAAAGTCAGACGGAGATCGACCGGCTCTAAGGGACCTCCTCACGCATCGGACCAAGACCCCAGCCCCAGAAGGGCGAACACCATCCCGCTTGGCACCGCTCTGAGGACCTTCGACCATATTTAAATCGCTTTGGAACACAGAAGCACAGAAACATAGAAACACAAAGGGAAATGGACGTTATTAAACCCTAAACTATGCTAAGATAATGGGGGCGATGGTTAAACTCAATCCAAATCCATATCAAAATTATCAAACTTCAGAAAACCTTCAAAAAACGCTAAGCCTCACCCTGCGAGAGATGatgttcaaatcgatcgatgttggtgatgatatttttttatataagaAAGGGTTATTTATGTAAGGAAGGATGATCATCGATGTTGCATTCGGGTACATCGATAAAGCGATCTACGCCAGCTAGCAAAGCAGATTGCGTTCCTTTGGTTCTGCAGATTATGAAGATATTATTAGGGgtacaaatagaaactcgCCGTTTTCCCTTAAGGAGTCTAGCAGCTGcaaattaatcgataaaaatatgtaaaacccTGGTAATTAAAGTTGGGGTATCTGTCAACAACTCCCCAAAATCTCGTTGGATTATATTCACTCTGCTTTGAGTTATTCATGTGCGAACATGGCGAAGTTTCAGCCGAATAAGTGCCATTTGCGggaagtgttgctttttgcgtttcatactaaaaaaaaatgcagctgaAGCGCATCGAATGATAGTAAAAGTTTATGATGAAGCCTGCATTAGTGAAAGAATGTGCCGGgagtggttttgcaatttcaaaaatggcgattaTGACGTGCCAGATAAGGAGCGTCCCACAAAGTTTGAAAATGCCGAATTTAACACTTTTCTGGAAGAAGATTCTTGTCAAACGCAACAGGAACTTGCAGACTTATTGTGCGTGACGTAACAAGCAATATCGCATCGGCTAAAAGCCCTGGGAATGTTCCAGAAACTAGGATACTGGGTGCTGCACGAGTTGAAGCCGAGGGACATCGAACGGCTTCGACGGCAGAAGTCATGAAAACATAcctggaaacattaaaatggcacatactatccccccccccgctgTACTCTCCAGACATCGCTCCATCCGACTACTATCTCTTCCGATCGATAACGCATGacctggccgagcagcgcttccgttctttcgaGGACACCCAAAATTGGATCGATGCATGGATCGCGTCGAAAGATGAACAATTTTTCCGACGAGGAATTCAAAAGCTGCCCAAATTGTGGGAAAAAGTTGTGGCTAACTATGGCAATTACTTTGAAGAATGAgattgtaaagagttttttaCAAAAAGCCTCAAATCATGAGAAAAAACGGAgagtttctatttgtacacctaatacttttttttataattggCTTTcgatagatagatagaaatttatgaaagcaaatcaatttttaCAATTTCGACAATAAGATTGTAAACATGCGTCATCAACATACCATTTCTGGACAAATCGTCGAGAGAATACGTGTCTGTTTGGCTGGTTGCCCGATCGATGCGACCCGAGATCAACAAGAAGGACATCCATTTCCCGGGAGATATTCCATTTCCTATGGCCGGAAAAGTTCCTGGCCTGCTGCTGAGCTGATCGCCGAGAAGttcttcggtgccggtggccggtgcagGACCCGACTTTTCACCGGGCAATCCGTAGCCGACCGCCCCGTGATCGTATAAGCGGCCAGATTGCGGACGATCCGGCTGTCGACTGTAAGGTATTGTGGATCTCCGCATAGGGCTGTCGGCAGTCGGTGCCAGATGTTGGTGCCGGAACCACGAAGCGGCTTCTAGTCTAGACTTAAGGAGATTTCAACTTACTTGCCTAGTGCGTATAACCCTTGGGATTCCTTATTAATAGGTGCTTCCTtccaaacataaaaaatttgtttttcaggCAGACAGCCAAGAACAGAACACAAGATTTGCTGCTCGAACGGAACTCAAAAACAAGCTGGCGGAAGATCTTGCCCCTCAAACCAGTACAATTGGTTTTagagcacacaaacacggttCTCTATCTTTCGTTCCTTCTCATCGTTCCTTATCGGTTCCGGCCCAAAAGCCGGTATACTTCGGTCCAAGAACTACATCCTCTCGGATAAAACAGCGTAGTGTCTGCTAAGACTGGTCGCAGTCGCCAGTCTTTCCTTAAACGAGCCCTTCTGGGATAGCCATACTTTCAAACGGGTGTTGGGCGGACATCAACGCAAAGACCAACTTTTTCATACTTTTCAGAAGTAGCttgcctgctgctactgctcggtTTCGGGAGACCACCAACTATATTGCCGGCTTGATCAATTCCTTAGCTCCAGATGTCTGTACCGTCTCATCTTCCCGAGGGATCGTTAAATCTGATTCGTATCATTAACCATCAAGGAAACCAGGAAGAGTAGGATTCTCAGCATTTTTGCGAGGACTGATAGACTGCTTGCAACTGAAACCGACCGGcgaccaaaacaaaaagtgttTGTCCTTGGTCTAGACCAATGAATTCGATACACCGAGCATCGTTTAAGCACAATTTAAATTCAACATAAATTCCACAGGCTTGTTTTATTCAGTGAGAACTGCTCCAGCTCCCTGCCGGGATGTCCTTTTAGCCATACGGCCAACCGGTGCCGATCCGAGGTTTTTTTCTACAACTTATGACGGAAAAGGCAGGCTGTCCTCTAGCAAGACGTCTCCCACAAGTAAGACAAtgtatttccaatttttttaaGCCTTGAAGGACCTCCTTGAGGGTCAATGGTGATACTTTCGAAGTCACATCGTGATCCGGATAGCGACCCGTGCTTGGTTAGGGACACCGGGAATCTGGCTGCAAACTTAGCGCGAGGGAAGTATTCCATCCTAGAGGAGACCTAGTTTAA
This sequence is a window from Anopheles darlingi chromosome 3, idAnoDarlMG_H_01, whole genome shotgun sequence. Protein-coding genes within it:
- the LOC125957761 gene encoding serrate RNA effector molecule homolog isoform X2, whose product is MGDSDDEYDRKRRDKFRGERSAGGGGGGGGGDSYGRVDRPDRSRGRDDWPDRIRPRQDYRDYRPPPRDRGYSPAREAPPVKRLRGEPWGDEGRHRFMGHDGYGMYGYAHDHFGMHPGGGAPYGGGLQSSVHQREPATSGDMQTQPCMMTLKQFLATQDDSISDSDAITKYNEYKLEFRRQQMNEFFVAHKDEEWFKIKYHPEESEKRKKEQLSFLKQRCQVFLELLNSKDIEKVSVDACNSDALLRLLDTAVIKLEGGTEEDLKMLDEKPPVADTTTKSAVLALIDKPKAESKSADTGLSAQAAPGAESDGGVKKEEQNVKAEDTDGEAQETKTKEECADENGKEPETPQATDEHPEKSAEENRTETGVEGIRGAANEDEDDDGKRDSEATRKKRSRSDSASSSSSSSSSSSSDSDDDKETQRKVDDDDDEDAEKEEKQKDIESTPKSPVEDPSESKMDTDSAGHGNGGVTDDASSEGLHVDKKSVPDGDKSPPQAEAKDEKEVEDVKKPLEVTEGEDSDAGKQKKTETIDLVKDGTTDGGPRALHRTSSIFLRNLAPSITKAEVEAMCRRYNGFLRVAIADPLLERRWFRRGWVTFKREVNIKEICWHLNNIRLRDCELGAIVNKDLSRRVRPVNGITCHKTIVRSDIKLGAKIAHNLDDKWGLWKDEQDQSLSGDGDGTNGGNTRRQDVQSFGLQSKNPVLQNITDYLIEEASAEEEELLGLSDDSKKISEGEVIERDPQLIEVLDKLILYLRIVHSVDFYNHCEYPYEDEMPNRCGIIHARGPPSQSKVSSNEIQEYVRSFEGKMASFLTKMVDLEADEMKKLGAKDAEVEVEKFITANTQELAKDKWLCPLSGKKFKGPDFVRKHIFNKHAEKVEEVRKEVEYFNNYLKDSKRPQLPEHPGNSKKSGSETTAPGGGAGVVAGVGYRNPPFGMSHSYAPMYAPYAPAPMMGPNSRGRPQYGRSGRMGGPDYRPVIHYRDLDAPREPDEFL
- the LOC125957761 gene encoding serrate RNA effector molecule homolog isoform X1 produces the protein MGDSDDEYDRKRRDKFRGERSAGGGGGGGGGDSYGRVDRPDRSRGRDDWPDRIRPRQDYRDYRPPPRDRGYSPAREAPPVKRLRGEPWGDEGRHRFMGHDGYGMYGYAHDHFGMHPGGGAPYGGGLQSSVHQREPATSGDMQTQPCMMTLKQFLATQDDSISDSDAITKYNEYKLEFRRQQMNEFFVAHKDEEWFKIKYHPEESEKRKKEQLSFLKQRCQVFLELLNSKDIEKVSVDACNSDALLRLLDTAVIKLEGGTEEDLKMLDEKPPVADTTTKSAVLALIDKPKAESKSADTGLSAQAAPGAESDGGVKKEEQNVKAEDTDGEAQETKTKEECADENGKEPETPQATDEHPEKSAEENRTETGVEGIRGAANEDEDDDGKRDSEATRKKRSRSDSASSSSSSSSSSSSDSDDDKETQRKVDDDDDEDAEKEEKQKDIESTPKSPVEDPSESKMDTDSAGHGNGGVTDDASSEGLHVDKKSVPDGDKSPPQAEAKDEKEVEDVKKPLEVTEGEDSDAGKQKKTETIDLVKDGTTDGGPRALHRTSSIFLRNLAPSITKAEVEAMCRRYNGFLRVAIADPLLERRWFRRGWVTFKREVNIKEICWHLNNIRLRDCELGAIVNKDLSRRVRPVNGITCHKTIVRSDIKLGAKIAHNLDDKWGLWKDEQDQSLSGDGDGTNGGNTRRQDVQSFGLQSKNPVLQNITDYLIEEASAEEEELLGLSDDSKKISEGEVIERDPQLIEVLDKLILYLRIVHSVDFYNHCEYPYEDEMPNRCGIIHARGPPSQSKVSSNEIQEYVRSFEGKMASFLTKMVDLEADEMKKLGAKDAEVEVEKFITANTQELAKDKWLCPLSGKKFKGPDFVRKHIFNKHAEKVEEVRKEVEYFNNYLKDSKRPQLPEHPGNSKKSGSETTAPGGGAGVVAGVGYRNPPFGMSHSYAPMYAPYAPAPMMGPNSRGRPQYGRSGRGPLVEPRRPIIAYSDLDVPSFNDSFF